In Topomyia yanbarensis strain Yona2022 chromosome 2, ASM3024719v1, whole genome shotgun sequence, one DNA window encodes the following:
- the LOC131679852 gene encoding uncharacterized protein LOC131679852, which yields MNLYLDGLCCGGSSVHDKTLNISCNVSTTEGLEELARFWTCEDMGSTKNNSPEEARCEERSIQRGESGRYTVSLPKDEDKLKQLGDSKGIAFRRLQGTDRRLERDAALREQYKAFMTEYVRLGHMRRVNATIRNTDKWCYLSHHPVVKEASTATKVRVVFDASCKTASGVSLNDALLVGPVIQEDLRSIILRCRTRQIMLVADVEKIFRQINVNSDERHLQSILWRSSPRDEAVTYELNTVTYGTKPAPFLATRTLKQLAMDEEQRYPLAAKAITEDTYMDDVLTGSDDAAETMRMQLDKLMVIGGFQLRKWASNCVEVLRGIPEENLAIRGSEIELDPNPSIKTLGLVWQPKTDVFKFQFSIPSIDDNLLITRRQLLSIIATLFDPLGLVDATIAMAKLFMQQSWTLRDEHDQRFG from the coding sequence ATGAATCTGTATTTGGATGGGTTGTGTTGCGGCGGTTCATCTGTGCACGATAAGACATTGAATATTAGCTGCAATGTTTCTACTACGGAAGGCTTAGAAGAACTGGCTCGATTTTGGACCTGCGAAGATATGGGATCAACCAAGAACAATTCACCGGAAGAAGCACGCTGTGAAGAGCGTTCGATTCAGCGTGGGGAAAGCGGCCGCTACACTGTATCATTGCCAAAGGATGAGGACAAACTAAAACAATTGGGCGATTCTAAGGGGATCGCATTCCGACGTCTCCAAGGTACGGATCGAAGATTGGAAAGGGATGCTGCATTACGGGAGCAGTACAAGGCCTTCATGACCGAATATGTGCGATTGGGTCATATGCGGAGAGTCAATGCTACCATTCGCAATACGGATAAATGGTGTTATTTATCACATCATCCGGTGGTTAAAGAGGCAAGTACCGCCACCAAGGTTAGGGTAGTATTCGACGCCTCCTGCAAAACGGCCTCAGGAGTGTCGTTGAACGATGCATTGCTGGTAGGGCCAGTAATACAAGAGGACTTGAGGTCGATTATTCTCCGTTGCCGAACAAGGCAGATAATGCTGGTTGCTGATGTCGAGAAAATTTTTCGTCAAATTAATGTGAACTCCGACGAACGacatcttcaatcgattctatGGCGCTCATCACCAAGGGATGAGGCAGTTACCTATGAGCTGAACACCGTTACTTACGGAACCAAGCCTGCTCCATTTTTGGCCACAAGGACACTGAAACAGCTAGCGATGGATGAGGAGCAACGATATCCGCTCGCTGCCAAGGCAATTACGGAAGACACATACATGGATGATGTACTCACGGGTTCTGATGATGCAGCGGAGACGATGAGGATGCAATTGGACAAGCTGATGGTTATTGGGGGATTCCAGCTCAGGAAGTGGGCATCCAATTGTGTCGAGGTTTTACGTGGAATTCCCGAGGAAAATCTGGCGATCAGGGGttcagaaatcgaattagaTCCAAACCCATCGATTAAGACACTAGGATTAGTGTGGCAGCCTAAAACAGACGTGTTCAAATTTCAATTCAGCATACCTTCGATTGATGATAATCTGCTTATTACCAGGAGGCAACTTTTGTCGATCATTGCGACTCTGTTTGATCCTCTGGGTCTGGTAGACGCGACCATTGCAATGGCCAAGCTTTTCATGCAGCAATCTTGGACGTTGCGTGACGAACACGATCAGAGATTTGGCTAG
- the LOC131679853 gene encoding uncharacterized protein LOC131679853 yields MGETWRKYHQQLHLLNQIHVDRCVIIPRAVVMEFHCFSDASLKAYGASLYVRSIDTGRRVNVQFITSKSKVAPVKCMTIPRSGVDYFGPIYVRPAPRRAAVKAYAAIFVCLCRFVARRGKPTNIYANNGTNFVGARNKLREVLRLLQDKQHQETVSIKCAEEGIRWQFSPPSAPHFGGLWEAAVRSAKHHQRRVIGDSVVSPEDMNTLLVQVEGCLNSRPLISTSDDPNDLEPLTPAHFLVGSSLQSLPEQHLQAVMQRMLQDFRRRWQREYLCQL; encoded by the exons ATGGGTGAGACGTGGCGGAAGTACCATCAGCAGCTTCATCTACTTAATCAAATACACGTGGATCGCTGTGTAATCATCCCGAGAGCAGTCGTGATGGAATTCCATTGCTTCTCAGACGCGTCACTGAAGGCCTACGGTGCGAGCCTATATGTTCGAAGCATCGATACAGGAAGAAGGGTGAATGTTCAATTCATCACATCGAAGTCGAAGGTGGCTCCGGTTAAATGTATGACGATCCCGAG GTCGGGAGTGGACTATTTCGGACCTATCTATGTTCGTCCGGCACCACGACGCGCTGCAGTAAAAGCGTACGCGGCAATTTTCGTGTGCCTTTGTCGGTTTGTTGCCCGTCGAGGAAAACCAACCAATATTTATGCCAACAATGGCACTAACTTCGTTGGAGCTCGGAACAAACTGCGAGAAGTGCTGCGTTTGTTGCAGGATAAACAGCATCAGGAGACGGTATCCATAAAGTGTGCAGAAGAGGGCATTCGCTGGCAGTTTAGTCCTCCGAGTGCACCTCATTTCGGAGGCTTGTGGGAGGCAGCTGTGAGATCGGCCAAACATCACCAACGGCGCGTGATTGGGGACAGCGTCGTGTCACCCGAAGATATGAATACGCTACTTGTGCAAGTGGAAGGATGTTTAAATTCGCGACCACTTATTTCTACATCAGATGACCCGAACGATCTTGAACCGCTAACTCCTGCGCATTTTTTAGTGGGATCGTCATTGCAGTCACTTCCAGAACAACATTTGCAAGCAGTTATGCAAAGGATGCTCCAGGATTTTCGGAGGAGATGGCAGAGGGAGTACTTGTGTCAGTTGTAG